A portion of the Sulfurospirillum diekertiae genome contains these proteins:
- a CDS encoding sensor domain-containing diguanylate cyclase codes for MLRIGVPWAGRDFDNAHSSSIEKPIPSSEITFLPLLKKVFFEDRLYYIIANINIDYLTNRYTNTLPIDQGTVSLWRLDGTLLVSTNPQLYLGASHYNLSHWQQENEDFFAHLRDETHSLLDVFRLAKIFPFIVEIQTNEVNTLGYWDKERQKMLGIIILLMTLTCGLTLALIVRYYNENSRQREQLSYEKQFRVAMEATQTGLWTWNLKTNQVTWDTQCFLLLGYQPHSFETPWDKIYELTHPDDAQDMLPSIQDQILAQATFLIERRMKMASGEWVWIQVRGKVIEFSEQNEPLLLTGVYINIDTQKKIEQLHLSAVAFETQEAILITDVKEKILKVNEAFTRITGYSDNEILGQTPRVLHSGYHDKAFYQAMWKALLEEGFWQGELWNKRKNGEIYAEFITITSIRNDQGTITHFIANFNDITTNKVEQLKIQELAYYDPLTRLANRRLLEESLHKTLKHCLYESHLGALLFIDLDYFKELNDTFGHDAGDMLLIQTAARLKETIRESDLVARLGGDEFIVLLKDIGKQHGSANHLTENIAHKILSLLCKPYALAHGNYQLGASIGCTIFGNDPKKDSTMILKEADLAMYQAKEKGRNQICFYKTSS; via the coding sequence TTGTTACGCATTGGTGTTCCATGGGCAGGAAGAGATTTTGATAATGCCCATTCTAGTAGTATTGAAAAACCTATACCTTCTTCAGAGATAACCTTTTTGCCTCTGCTCAAAAAAGTCTTTTTCGAAGATAGGCTGTATTATATCATCGCCAACATCAACATTGATTATCTTACCAATCGCTATACAAACACCCTACCCATAGATCAAGGCACTGTCTCTTTGTGGAGACTTGATGGCACACTCTTAGTTTCAACCAATCCCCAATTATACCTTGGTGCTTCACACTATAATTTGAGCCATTGGCAACAAGAAAACGAAGACTTTTTTGCCCACCTACGAGATGAAACACATTCTCTTTTAGATGTGTTTCGCCTCGCTAAAATTTTTCCTTTTATTGTAGAAATTCAAACGAATGAGGTCAATACCCTTGGTTATTGGGATAAAGAACGTCAAAAAATGCTGGGTATCATCATACTTCTTATGACACTGACGTGTGGCCTAACACTAGCATTGATTGTACGTTATTACAATGAAAACAGTCGCCAAAGAGAACAACTTTCCTATGAAAAACAGTTTCGTGTTGCCATGGAAGCAACACAAACTGGTCTTTGGACATGGAATCTAAAGACAAATCAAGTGACGTGGGATACACAATGCTTTTTACTCCTTGGCTATCAACCCCACTCTTTTGAGACACCCTGGGATAAAATTTACGAACTAACACATCCTGATGATGCACAGGATATGCTACCCTCAATTCAAGATCAGATTCTTGCTCAAGCAACCTTTCTAATTGAACGTCGAATGAAAATGGCTTCTGGTGAATGGGTCTGGATACAAGTAAGAGGTAAAGTCATTGAATTTTCAGAGCAAAATGAACCTTTACTGCTTACAGGTGTTTATATTAACATTGACACGCAGAAGAAAATTGAACAACTACACCTTTCCGCCGTTGCATTTGAAACACAAGAGGCTATTCTTATCACTGATGTTAAAGAAAAAATTTTAAAGGTAAATGAGGCTTTTACACGTATTACGGGCTATAGTGACAATGAAATCCTTGGCCAAACACCCCGAGTCCTTCATTCAGGCTATCACGATAAAGCTTTTTATCAAGCGATGTGGAAAGCATTACTTGAAGAAGGTTTTTGGCAAGGTGAACTTTGGAATAAGCGAAAAAATGGCGAAATTTATGCAGAATTTATCACCATTACCTCTATTCGCAATGATCAAGGTACCATCACCCACTTTATCGCCAATTTTAACGACATAACCACCAATAAAGTAGAACAGCTAAAGATTCAAGAACTGGCTTACTATGATCCTCTAACCCGTCTGGCAAACCGTCGCTTATTAGAAGAATCTTTGCACAAAACCTTAAAACATTGTCTTTATGAGAGCCATTTAGGAGCATTGCTCTTTATTGATTTGGATTACTTCAAAGAGCTCAATGATACGTTTGGACACGATGCAGGCGATATGCTTCTGATTCAAACGGCAGCACGTCTTAAAGAGACGATCAGGGAGAGTGATCTTGTTGCACGACTTGGTGGTGATGAGTTTATTGTCTTACTCAAAGATATTGGTAAACAGCACGGTAGTGCTAATCATCTAACAGAAAATATTGCACATAAAATTCTCTCACTTTTATGCAAGCCTTATGCCTTAGCACATGGGAATTATCAACTGGGGGCAAGTATTGGGTGTACTATTTTTGGAAATGATCCTAAAAAAGACAGTACGATGATTCTCAAAGAGGCTGACCTTGCCATGTACCAAGCCAAAGAAAAAGGGCGCAATCAGATTTGCTTTTATAAGACCTCTTCTTAA
- the yedF gene encoding sulfurtransferase-like selenium metabolism protein YedF, with protein sequence MKLDCSGLACPEPVLQTKKALETLPNDSVLEVTVSSLASKENVTRFAQNGGFDVRVQDLAEGKTLITIVKGFTCNVVADAKDEKFLDKTLFLKSDKVGEGELGAKLIVGFLKSTLELPKLPRRIVCVNQAVLLTTADESAPIMEVLKALEAKGVEIYSCGVCLEFFGVSDKLKVGKIGNAFGTIEMLFGGEGTISL encoded by the coding sequence ATGAAATTAGATTGTAGTGGCTTGGCATGCCCAGAACCCGTTTTACAAACAAAAAAAGCGTTGGAAACACTCCCAAATGATTCTGTTCTTGAAGTGACAGTGAGTTCATTGGCTTCCAAAGAAAACGTGACTCGTTTTGCACAAAATGGCGGATTTGACGTAAGAGTGCAAGATTTAGCGGAAGGCAAAACTCTTATTACGATCGTCAAAGGCTTTACATGTAATGTTGTAGCGGATGCTAAAGATGAGAAGTTTTTAGACAAAACCTTGTTTCTTAAAAGCGATAAAGTCGGTGAAGGCGAACTGGGTGCAAAATTGATTGTTGGCTTTTTAAAATCCACTTTAGAGCTTCCTAAACTACCTCGTCGCATTGTGTGTGTCAATCAAGCTGTCCTCTTAACAACCGCGGATGAGAGTGCGCCTATTATGGAAGTGCTTAAAGCGCTTGAAGCGAAAGGCGTTGAGATTTATTCTTGTGGCGTCTGCTTAGAGTTTTTTGGTGTGAGTGATAAGCTCAAAGTTGGAAAAATTGGTAATGCCTTTGGCACGATTGAGATGCTTTTTGGTGGAGAGGGTACAATATCATTATAA
- a CDS encoding sodium-dependent tyrosine transporter yields the protein MFVKLNDRVYLNADRITRIKIDEVQDGIRVRFYEGQNQVAKSQKFDSVEKASAWIEKIMNAK from the coding sequence ATGTTTGTGAAACTAAACGATAGAGTTTACCTCAATGCTGACCGTATTACACGTATCAAAATTGATGAGGTACAAGATGGTATTCGTGTTCGTTTTTACGAAGGTCAAAATCAAGTGGCAAAAAGTCAAAAATTTGACAGTGTAGAAAAAGCAAGTGCGTGGATTGAAAAAATAATGAATGCAAAATAA
- a CDS encoding substrate-binding periplasmic protein — translation MAHLFWIFFITLTSTSILSADVLSTIFETKKIRVCIWPEYYGISYVNPRTQELTGIDIDLAKEFAKDLGVSVEFKSSSFATLIQDINTHYCDIAMFAIGHTEERKKYLTLTTPHLASDVYAIAAKSNRRIQTWDDIDKEGVVVAVAKGTYHVKLMQNSLKNAKLLIVDSLHAREQEVEAGRADVFMTDYPFGIYMLEEQEWAKLIKPTKPFHITPYGWAIAQNEPSLEQKVEAFIQAIKHDGRLLSAAKRHHLEPIVVLE, via the coding sequence ATGGCACATCTATTTTGGATCTTTTTTATAACCTTAACATCAACATCTATACTCAGCGCAGATGTGCTCTCGACGATTTTTGAAACAAAAAAAATACGTGTTTGCATTTGGCCAGAGTATTATGGTATCTCTTATGTCAATCCAAGAACGCAAGAGCTCACCGGTATTGACATTGATTTAGCTAAAGAGTTTGCCAAAGATTTGGGTGTCAGTGTAGAGTTTAAATCCAGCTCGTTTGCAACACTCATTCAAGACATAAACACACATTATTGCGATATAGCCATGTTTGCCATCGGTCATACGGAAGAGCGAAAAAAATACCTTACCCTTACAACACCTCATCTTGCCAGCGATGTCTATGCTATTGCTGCCAAAAGTAACCGCCGTATTCAAACATGGGATGACATTGATAAAGAAGGTGTTGTCGTTGCGGTTGCTAAGGGAACTTACCATGTGAAACTCATGCAAAATTCCCTCAAAAATGCCAAACTGCTTATCGTCGATTCTCTTCACGCAAGAGAACAAGAGGTTGAAGCTGGACGTGCTGATGTTTTTATGACCGATTACCCTTTTGGTATTTATATGCTTGAAGAACAAGAGTGGGCAAAGCTAATCAAACCGACTAAACCATTTCATATCACCCCTTATGGTTGGGCAATAGCACAAAATGAGCCTTCTTTGGAGCAGAAAGTTGAAGCCTTTATTCAGGCTATTAAACATGATGGTAGGCTGTTAAGCGCTGCAAAACGCCACCACTTAGAACCTATTGTCGTGCTCGAGTAA